A region of the Ranitomeya imitator isolate aRanImi1 chromosome 5, aRanImi1.pri, whole genome shotgun sequence genome:
aatggctctccttcccttccgagctctgccatgtgcccaaacagtggtttacccccacatatggactatcagcgtactcaggacaaattgtacaacaatgtttggggtccattttctcctgttacccttagtaaaataaaacaaattggagctgaattaaattttttgtgaaaaaaagttaaatgttcatttttatttaaacattcaaaaaattcctgtgaaggaccagaagggttaaaaaacttcttgaatatggttttgagcaccttgaggggtgtagtttttagaatggtgtcacacttgggtattttctatcatatagacccctcaaaatgacttcaaatgagatgtggttcctaaaaaaaatggtgttgtagaaatgagaaattgctggtcaacttttcacccttataactccctaacaaaaaaaaattttggttccaaaattgtgctgatgtaaagtagacatgtgggaaatgttacttattaagtattttgtgtgacatatctctgtgaattaattgcataaaaattcaaagttggaaaattgcaaaattttcataattttcgccaaatttccgttttttccacaaataaacgcaggtactatcaaataatttttaccattgtcatgaagtacaatatgtcacgagaaaacaatgtcagaatcactgtgatccattcaagcgttccagagttataacctcaaagggacagtggtcagaattgtaaaaattggcccgctcattaacgtgcaaaccacccttgggggtaaaggggttaagggcatcatgtggagattttctgcaaaagagcggagaagatggaagtctgcagagatgacctgtggatgagaaaactcatcatggggtctggacaagatgaagaaaagaagaacggctccagagacgacatcatctataaggtacctggatgtaaatgttattagtgatactaactctcatgttttatgttaggagcattaaaggggatgtccaggtttgtaatgagtctgcagtcattctttgtgactgcagacttctgaattctcacagtgtgaactgcacgctgtcaggattctctcgtgctggcgatttacattcatgcggtcacgtgctgactagacatgtgtggcctcactctatgaaaatgagcgaggccgggcacgtctagtcggaatgtggccagaagtatacaaatcgcatacttgtgctgacatgactgtccaccggcaagggagaatcctagtagtgtgcagtgcatgcgttgtgagaattcagaagctgcgatgtcaggattgagctctgcaggttccagtagtcgtcacatggacacttcactcatatgcgactttcatacttctggtccggtgacaacgagcttctcttctgcttctctgtttttcactgaacattgagtgcattagggagaggagctcgtgggtacatgactgagtgtgcatatcgcatatgtccttggcggggAGGGGGCGCCAAAattaattcttgcccctggtgccagaaaccctagatacacctctgccggtatgctactgcgagcggtgattaccgggtccggtggagggaggtctgtgcacaggcagtgaggacgggacagagagagaatggagatcTGGAGACTGCCCGTCCCTGTCTACGCCGTAGCCTCATTATcacaggaatatggcagttaataaattgtttttgtaaAGCTGTATAGAGTAGTTTTAGgacagggagggatggttagggatgagctaggaaggtgcagggacaggtagtgagggctatttgtggacatgtgcggcacttgtggttttgcccTTGCGGTGAgacacactgctagcagcgtttcttCCATTGCTGTAAGTACCGCATTTACcagatcgcagcaaaaccgcaagtgccgcacatgtccgcaagtcccatagggaacgaatgaggccgaacgcagtgttgccgtaagtgatccgttacgcggcagatgcaggaaaaactgccggatctgctgcaaaaggcgactttcacatcagcgatttatggcaaagtcactgccgagagtgtcatactcaccaatgggggaggcagcactaaggctatgtgcacacgtacaggttttttcacttttttttgcgctaaaaacgctataaaaactcattaaaaacgcatacattatgcatcctatcatttagaatgcattctgcatgttttgtgcacatggatgcgtttttttccgcgaaaaaaacgcatcatggtgaaaaaaagagcatgttcattatttttgcggattttctgcgtttttcccgcaattctatgcatttgggaaaaaacgcacaaaaaaggcgtcaaaatcgcggtaaaaacgcatgcggatttctggcagaaatgtctggtttttgtcaggaaaatttctccaagaaatcctgacgtgtgcacatagcctaaaataaaGACGGCCCTGACCACAGGTACCAGCATGCTGCCTGACAAGTAGGGACACCGCCgctgcaatgtgattggctgcaaGAGCACGCCCGTGCTGCCCCGCCTCCCGTCCCCTGCTGTCCCCGCCTCCCGTCCCGTGCTGTCCCCGCCTCCCGCGCGCGCCTCCTATTGTTTACTATTCCGGCAGGAGGAAGTTACGCTCAAATTGTAAACTTTGCCCACCCCAAGATGGCGGCGAGAGCGTCACGTCACGTCGTTCCACACATTCACCGCCCTCATGTCACATGACCAAACAAAAAGTCTCCCCCTCCCTCAGTTACGAGTTAGGCCACTCCCCCGTCGCTTCTGTTGGCTCCGGAGCTTCCGAGCCGCCTCTGTCAGTAAGTTGAGAGCTGCCTGTTAGTGGGGACCGAGGCTTCGCGGGGGACTCCACCGACCCGAGCATCCACGCTAGCGGCCTCGGCTACGAGCTGGCCCCACCGGTGCTCATTCAGCGGCCGCGGGAGGGCGAAGCCGCCGCTCCCCTCCTTCCCCGGGAGGGAGGCTGAAGTGAGCGGGACCATGTTGCGCCTTGTTTCGCTGAAGTTCGGCCGCCTGTACCGCTACGTGAAGCTGCTGTTCGCGGCCAGCCTGCTGGTGGTCATGCTGCTCAACACGCACTCGCTCCTCGCCTCCTTCCAGCGCAACGAGCTGACCGAGCGCCGCTTCCTGAGCCTGAACAAGTGCCCGGCGTGCTTCGGGACCAGCTGGTGCCGCAAGTTCATGAACGGGCAGCTGAGCTTCGAGGGCTGGGGCAGGGTGCGCCTGCTCGACTTCTTCAACGTCAAGAACGTGCACTTCGCGCAGTACGGGGAGCCCCGGGAGGGCAGCCGCCGCGTCGTGCTCAAGCGCCTGGGCTCCAACCAAGAGCTGGCCGAGCTGGACCAGAAGATCTGCAAGCGGGCGACCGGGCGGCCCCGCTGCGACCTGCTGCAGGCCATGTACAAGACCGACTTCGCCCGGCTCAACGGCGACGTGCGGCTGCTCACCCCGGACGTGGTGGAGGGCTGGTCCGACCTGGTGCACTGCCCCTCGCAGCGGCTGCTGGACAGGCTGGTCCGCCGCTACGCCGAGACCAAGGACTCCGGCAGCTTCCTGCTCAAGAACCTCAAGGACACGGAGCGCATGCAGCTGCTGCTCACCCTGGCCTTCAACCCGGAGCCGCTGGTGCTGCAGGTAAGAGCCGCCggcactgcccctcctcccggggCTCTGCCGGTACTGCCCCCCCCCCCGGGGCTCTGCCGgtactgtcccccccccccgggggCTCTGCCGgtactgtcccccccccccccgggggctCTGCCGgtactgtcccccccccccgggggCTCTGCCGGTACTGCCCCCCCCCCGGGGGCTCTGCCGgtactgtcccccccccccgggggCTCTGCCGgtactgtcccccccccccccccgggggctCTGCCGGTACTGCCCCCCCCCTAGGGGCTCTGCCGgtactgtccccccccccccccgggggctCTGCcggtactgccccccccccccggtttgtttgtgtgtgtgtactacaagccccagcatgtgTTGTGTGTACTCCAAGCCCcagcgtgtgttgtgtgtgtgtgtgtgtgtgtgtgtgtactacaagccccagcgtgtgttgtgtgtgtgtactacaagccccagcatgtgTTGTGTGTACTCCAAGCCCcagcgtgtgttgtgtgtgtgtgtgtgtactacaagccccagcgtgtgttgtgtgtgtgtgtactacaagccccagcatgtgTTGTGTGTACTCCAAGCCCcagcgtgtgttgtgtgtgtgttgtgtgtgtgtgtactacaagccccagcgtgtgttgtgtgtgtgtgtactacaagccccagcatgtgTTGTGTGTACTCCAAGCCCcagcgtgtgttgtgtgtgtgtgtgtactacaagccccagcgtgtgttgtgtgtgtgtactacaagccccagcgtgtgttgtgtgtgtgtgtactacaagccccagcgtgtgttgtgtgtgtgtgtgtactacaagccccagcgtgtgttgtgtgtgtactacaagccccagcgtgtgttgtgtgtgtgtgtactacaagccccagcgtgcgttgtgtgtgtgtactacaagccccagcgtgcgttgtgtgtgtgtactacaagccccagcgtgcgttgtgtgtgtgtactacaagccccagcgtgcgttgtgtgtgtgtactacaagccccagcgtgcgttgtgtgtgtgtgtactacaagccccagcgtgcgttgtgtgtgtgtgtactacaagccccagcgtgtgttgtgtgtgtactacaagccccagcgtgtgttgtgtgtgtactacaagccccagcgtgtgttgtgtgtgtactacaagccccagcgtatgttgtgtgtgtactacaagccccagcgtgtgttgtgtgtgtgtactacaagccccagcgtgtgttgtgtgtgtactacaagccccagcgtgtgttgtgtgtgtactacaagccccagcgtgtgttgtgtgtgtgtgtgtactacaagccccagcgtgtgttgtgtgtgtgtgtgtactacaagccccagcgtgtgttgtgtgtgtgtgtactacaagccccagcgtgcgttgtgtgtgtgtactacaagccccagcgtgcgttgtgtgtgt
Encoded here:
- the DIPK2A gene encoding divergent protein kinase domain 2A — encoded protein: MLRLVSLKFGRLYRYVKLLFAASLLVVMLLNTHSLLASFQRNELTERRFLSLNKCPACFGTSWCRKFMNGQLSFEGWGRVRLLDFFNVKNVHFAQYGEPREGSRRVVLKRLGSNQELAELDQKICKRATGRPRCDLLQAMYKTDFARLNGDVRLLTPDVVEGWSDLVHCPSQRLLDRLVRRYAETKDSGSFLLKNLKDTERMQLLLTLAFNPEPLVLQSFPSDEGWPFAKYLGACGRMVAVNYVGEELWSFYNAPWEKRVDLAWQLMEIAEQLTNNDFEFALYLLDVSFDNFAVGPRDGKVIIVDAENVLVADKKLIKQNKPENWDVWYESKFDDCDKEACLSFSKEILCSRTTVDHNYYAICQNLLSRHATWRGTSGGLLHDPPAEVSKDGLLGTLLDECANPKKRYGRFKAAKELREYLAQLSNNVR